One genomic window of Erinaceus europaeus chromosome 19, mEriEur2.1, whole genome shotgun sequence includes the following:
- the BROX gene encoding BRO1 domain-containing protein BROX isoform X1 yields MAAARALGRHGPRAGPRHQQRREEPLPLPPPPAREPPPKPVCRHSQTWRRPSGRPPTPRPRPAPLGGGRHRSPRRRPPRPGRPATPAPHPRARAGGGVTKGRLVTGRTESKGCVRRDPEAWAAALARSGAHFRLGSRHGGRAHVTRLALPPSGRSRPPSPPASAAPWQSGLRTWTTPGSPPQCRRPHGETRKYPEKMTHWFHRNPLKATAPVSFNYYGVVTGPSASKMCSDLRSSRARLLELFTDLNCTPETMKNAADSYFSLLQGFINSLDESTQESKLRYIQNFKWTDTLQGQVPSAQQDAVFELISMGFNVALWYTKYASRLAGKENITEDEAKEVHRSLKIAAGIFKHLKESHIPRLITPAEKGRDLEARLIEAYVVQCQAEAQEVTIARAIELRHAPGLIAALAHETANFYQKADHTLSSLDPAYSAKWRKYLHLKMCFYTAYAYCYHGQTLLSGDKCGEAVRSLQEAEKYFAKAEALCKEYGETKGPGPTVKPSGHLFFRKLGSLVKNTLEKCQRENGFIYFQKVPAEAPQLELKANYGLVEPVPFEFPPTSTNWTPEMLAAFDLTRRPKDDSAKPKAEEAVKPMKEPDVKPQKDTGCTVS; encoded by the exons ATGGCGGCTGCCCGCGCTCTAGGGCGCCATGGTCCCCGGGCCGGGCCCCGACATCAACAGCGCCGGGAGGAGCCGCTCCCActcccgccgccgcccgcccgggAGCCGCCGCCCAAGCCCGTTTGCCGCCACAGCCAAACTTGGCGGCGCCCGAGCGGCCGCCCCCCGACGCCCCGCCCCCGGCCGGCCCCGTTAGGCGGCGGACGCCATCGCTCCCCACGCCGGCGCCCGCCGCGGCCGGGGAGACCCGCCACGCCGGCGCCCCATCCCCGAGCACGAGCCGGAGGGGGGGTGACGAAGGGGCGACTCGTCACGGGGAGGACCGAGAGCAAGGGCTGCGTCCGGAGAGACCCGGAGGCCTGGGCGGCCGCCCTCGCGCGGAGCGGCGCGCACTTCCGCCTCGGGAGCCGTCATGGCGGCCGCGCCCACGTGACCCGGCTCGCGCTTCCGCCCTCCGGCCGCTCCCGGCCGCCCTCCCCTCCCGCTTCGGCGGCGCCTTGGCAGTCTGGCCTGCGGACTTGGACGACGCCGGGCTCCCCTCCGCAGTGCCGCCGCCCACACGGGGAAACCCG aaAATACCCAGAGAAAATGACACACTGGTTTCATAGGAACCCATTAAAAGCCACAGCGCCTGTCTCCTTTAACTACTATGGTGTGGTCACTGGCCCTTCCGCTTCAAAAATGTGCAG TGACTTGAGATCATCCAGAGCAAGATTACTGGAACTGTTCACCGACTTGAACTGTACCCCAGAAACCATGAAGAATGCAGCGGActcttatttttcacttttacaAG GTTTCATAAATTCGTTAGATGAATCTACCCAAGAAAGCAAATTAAGATATATTCAGAACTTCAAGTGGACCGATACATTACAAGGACAGGTTCCAAG TGCCCAGCAGGATGCTGTTTTTGAGTTGATTTCCATGGGATTCAATGTTGCTTTGTGGTACACCAAATATGCTTCGAGGCTGGCTGGAAAGGAAAA CATAACAGAAGATGAAGCAAAAGAAGTCCATCGCAGCCTCAAAATTGCGGCTGGAATTTTCAAACATTTAAAG GAAAGTCACATCCCACGCCTTATCACGcctgcagagaaggggagagatttgGAGGCACGGCTGATAGAAGCTTATGTTGTCCAGTGTCAAGCTGAAGCTCAAGAAG TGACCATTGCTCGGGCAATCGAACTCAGACACGCCCCAGGACTAATTGCTGCGCTGGCTCATGAAACAGCCAATTTCTATCAGAAAGCTG ATCATACTTTATCCAGTTTGGACCCTGCATACTCAGCGAAGTGGAGGAAATATCTTCACCTGAAAATGTGTTTCTACACAGCTTAC GCTTACTGCTATCACGGCCAGACCCTGTTGTCAGGTGATAAGTGTGGAGAAGCAGTTAGATCTCTCCAAGAAGCAGAAAAAT ATTTCGCCAAGGCAGAAGCATTATGCAAAGAATACGGAGAAACCAAAGGGCCTGGGCCAACAGTCAAACCCTCAGGACACTTGTTCTTTAGGAAACTGGGGAGTCTTGTGAAAAATACCCTAGAAAAATGTCAGAGAGAAAATGGATTTAT ttaCTTCCAAAAAGTTCCCGCGGAAGCCCCACAGCTAGAACTCAAAGCAAATTACGGCCTTGTAGAACCTGTCCCTTTCGAATTTCCTCCTACAAGTACAAACTGGACACCAGAGATGTTGGCAGCTTTTGATCTCACCAGAAGACCCAAGGATGACAGT gCCAAACCCAAAGCAGAAGAAGCAGTGAAACCTATGAAAGAGCCAGATGTCAAACCTCAGAAGGACACTGGCTGCACCGTCTCCTAG
- the BROX gene encoding BRO1 domain-containing protein BROX isoform X2 yields MTHWFHRNPLKATAPVSFNYYGVVTGPSASKMCSDLRSSRARLLELFTDLNCTPETMKNAADSYFSLLQGFINSLDESTQESKLRYIQNFKWTDTLQGQVPSAQQDAVFELISMGFNVALWYTKYASRLAGKENITEDEAKEVHRSLKIAAGIFKHLKESHIPRLITPAEKGRDLEARLIEAYVVQCQAEAQEVTIARAIELRHAPGLIAALAHETANFYQKADHTLSSLDPAYSAKWRKYLHLKMCFYTAYAYCYHGQTLLSGDKCGEAVRSLQEAEKYFAKAEALCKEYGETKGPGPTVKPSGHLFFRKLGSLVKNTLEKCQRENGFIYFQKVPAEAPQLELKANYGLVEPVPFEFPPTSTNWTPEMLAAFDLTRRPKDDSAKPKAEEAVKPMKEPDVKPQKDTGCTVS; encoded by the exons ATGACACACTGGTTTCATAGGAACCCATTAAAAGCCACAGCGCCTGTCTCCTTTAACTACTATGGTGTGGTCACTGGCCCTTCCGCTTCAAAAATGTGCAG TGACTTGAGATCATCCAGAGCAAGATTACTGGAACTGTTCACCGACTTGAACTGTACCCCAGAAACCATGAAGAATGCAGCGGActcttatttttcacttttacaAG GTTTCATAAATTCGTTAGATGAATCTACCCAAGAAAGCAAATTAAGATATATTCAGAACTTCAAGTGGACCGATACATTACAAGGACAGGTTCCAAG TGCCCAGCAGGATGCTGTTTTTGAGTTGATTTCCATGGGATTCAATGTTGCTTTGTGGTACACCAAATATGCTTCGAGGCTGGCTGGAAAGGAAAA CATAACAGAAGATGAAGCAAAAGAAGTCCATCGCAGCCTCAAAATTGCGGCTGGAATTTTCAAACATTTAAAG GAAAGTCACATCCCACGCCTTATCACGcctgcagagaaggggagagatttgGAGGCACGGCTGATAGAAGCTTATGTTGTCCAGTGTCAAGCTGAAGCTCAAGAAG TGACCATTGCTCGGGCAATCGAACTCAGACACGCCCCAGGACTAATTGCTGCGCTGGCTCATGAAACAGCCAATTTCTATCAGAAAGCTG ATCATACTTTATCCAGTTTGGACCCTGCATACTCAGCGAAGTGGAGGAAATATCTTCACCTGAAAATGTGTTTCTACACAGCTTAC GCTTACTGCTATCACGGCCAGACCCTGTTGTCAGGTGATAAGTGTGGAGAAGCAGTTAGATCTCTCCAAGAAGCAGAAAAAT ATTTCGCCAAGGCAGAAGCATTATGCAAAGAATACGGAGAAACCAAAGGGCCTGGGCCAACAGTCAAACCCTCAGGACACTTGTTCTTTAGGAAACTGGGGAGTCTTGTGAAAAATACCCTAGAAAAATGTCAGAGAGAAAATGGATTTAT ttaCTTCCAAAAAGTTCCCGCGGAAGCCCCACAGCTAGAACTCAAAGCAAATTACGGCCTTGTAGAACCTGTCCCTTTCGAATTTCCTCCTACAAGTACAAACTGGACACCAGAGATGTTGGCAGCTTTTGATCTCACCAGAAGACCCAAGGATGACAGT gCCAAACCCAAAGCAGAAGAAGCAGTGAAACCTATGAAAGAGCCAGATGTCAAACCTCAGAAGGACACTGGCTGCACCGTCTCCTAG